A region from the Corallococcus soli genome encodes:
- a CDS encoding sigma factor-like helix-turn-helix DNA-binding protein, which yields MSEVKQLQEGDGGGGEEELPAERRRSKTMSRKEMARDLRRRRLAGQLDPEEAETLKLVDEQRPRTRADCINGPRPCLFVSCKHNLYLDVNPETGSIKLNFPDKEITELEHTCALDVAEKGGITLEEVGEIMNLTRERIRQVETRGLMKLREAVDEEPPVSARKP from the coding sequence ATGTCGGAAGTGAAGCAGCTGCAGGAGGGCGACGGGGGAGGAGGCGAGGAGGAGCTGCCCGCGGAACGACGGCGCTCCAAGACCATGTCGCGCAAGGAGATGGCGCGCGACCTGCGCCGTCGCCGGCTCGCCGGCCAGCTGGACCCGGAGGAGGCGGAGACCCTCAAGCTCGTGGACGAGCAGCGGCCCCGCACGCGCGCGGACTGCATCAACGGCCCCCGGCCGTGCCTCTTCGTGTCCTGCAAGCACAACCTGTACCTGGACGTGAACCCGGAGACGGGCTCCATCAAGCTCAACTTCCCGGACAAGGAAATCACCGAGCTGGAGCACACCTGCGCCCTGGACGTGGCGGAGAAGGGTGGCATCACGCTCGAGGAGGTGGGGGAGATCATGAACCTCACCCGCGAGCGCATCCGCCAGGTGGAGACGCGCGGCCTGATGAAGCTGCGTGAGGCCGTGGACGAAGAGCCGCCCGTGTCTGCTCGCAAGCCCTGA
- a CDS encoding CDP-alcohol phosphatidyltransferase family protein produces MTSEPSPPPARRPRRHFSMIRTFVLADFVTLGNGFAGAGAILASMQALATGNPRWLWVAFALMPVALAMDVADGRIARWRFRKSPLGADLDSLADVISFGMAPAALAFAVGLRGGLDVAALLYFVACGISRLARFNVTSAELSDGTGKVKYFEGTPIPTSLLLVMVLAVALWQGRIGDALWGGVWDIGPVQLHPLVLMYVASGSAMISKTLRIPKF; encoded by the coding sequence ATGACGTCCGAGCCCTCGCCGCCCCCGGCCCGCCGCCCGCGCCGCCACTTCTCCATGATTCGCACGTTCGTGCTGGCGGACTTCGTCACGCTCGGCAACGGCTTCGCGGGGGCGGGCGCCATCCTGGCGTCCATGCAGGCCCTGGCGACGGGGAACCCACGCTGGCTGTGGGTGGCGTTCGCGCTGATGCCGGTGGCGCTGGCCATGGACGTGGCGGACGGCCGCATCGCCCGGTGGCGCTTCCGCAAGTCCCCGCTGGGCGCGGACCTGGACTCGCTGGCGGACGTCATCTCCTTCGGCATGGCGCCCGCGGCGCTGGCGTTCGCGGTGGGCCTGCGGGGTGGGCTGGACGTGGCGGCGCTGCTCTACTTCGTCGCGTGCGGCATCAGCCGGCTGGCGCGCTTCAACGTCACCTCCGCGGAGCTGTCCGACGGCACCGGCAAGGTGAAGTACTTCGAGGGCACCCCCATCCCCACCAGCCTCCTGCTGGTGATGGTGCTGGCGGTGGCGCTCTGGCAGGGCCGCATTGGCGACGCGCTGTGGGGTGGGGTGTGGGACATCGGGCCCGTGCAGCTGCACCCGCTGGTGCTGATGTACGTCGCCAGCGGCAGCGCCATGATCAGCAAGACGTTGCGGATTCCGAAATTCTGA
- a CDS encoding protein kinase domain-containing protein: MSIETYGSYQLLKRLATGGMAQIYLARRPGSDAPDKLLVLKRILPHLSENDEFVRMFLDEARIAARLAHPNVVQIYDLGAEGDTFFIAMEYIHGVDARRLWKRSETSNRPLPVPLVCRILLGASAGLDYAHRKTDAAGRPLGIVHRDVSPQNILVTFEGGVKVVDFGIAKAADQATVTRSGVLKGKYSYMSPEQASGQRVDCRSDVFALGVVLHELLTGGRLFKRPSDMLTLSAVAECNVPPPSLVAPRVPADLDPIVLKALAKDPDARYQHAHDLQHALEGWLAAQSQPSGTADLAVYMKELYADRLSDEARSGEVQVTDEEAGVSPRSEPPPTPRRSVMRPALATGRTEHEPTTTLRPPRANRPSGKVEPRRDEPEAEARAGEGRAETRGVEARPEARGAESRADARSSELRGEARGGELRSESRGAEGRNADLRGEGRNAEGRNAEPRGAEPRHAEVRADIRGSESRLPEVRGADARPETRQTTGTRRALESPPSRSVRPVRLEEPSIPTVTVDEGPTLAMVDPLGRLAPAGFQVEEDAPTLAMMDPLGRLNPRFQQEDEEAPTLDQRLLAARLQEDEDDATQDMRSITHAEDDEGPTQDMRAVPRSEVPISLRSGAMPSAEHRQARFPVPAPHATLEEMTASTAPRSASRAPMPNAWVPPARTATVADHALVAPSKHRWFVWGGAALVVVVILLGLFWGSGMATGGVRVESEPTGARVVFEDRVLPERTPLVLPSVKPGRYRLVVVKEGYREFRTQIVVPDSGPLVVGPLKLVPMTSSGRPGAETPPPEPPPTTPPAPEVGPSGAAGSQAPAPTALEVKEARAAAPAVRPSPVVPVPAAEGREPARPVERAASVSFVVTPWAEVTCNGRKLGETPFQPVELRVGMYDCKFSNPELKRTLNRRIEVRPIDLNVVTVKFE, encoded by the coding sequence GTGTCCATCGAAACCTACGGCAGCTACCAGCTCCTGAAGCGCCTTGCCACGGGCGGCATGGCGCAGATCTACCTCGCGCGCAGGCCAGGTTCGGATGCACCGGACAAGCTGCTGGTGCTCAAGCGCATCCTCCCGCACCTGTCGGAGAACGACGAGTTCGTCCGGATGTTCCTGGACGAGGCGCGGATCGCAGCCCGGCTCGCGCACCCCAACGTGGTGCAGATCTACGACCTGGGGGCGGAGGGGGACACGTTCTTCATCGCCATGGAGTACATCCATGGGGTGGACGCGCGCCGGCTCTGGAAGCGCTCGGAGACGTCCAACCGTCCGCTGCCCGTGCCGCTGGTGTGCCGCATCCTGCTGGGGGCCAGCGCGGGGCTGGACTACGCGCACCGCAAGACGGACGCGGCGGGGCGCCCGCTGGGCATCGTGCACCGGGACGTGTCGCCGCAGAACATCCTGGTGACGTTCGAGGGTGGCGTGAAGGTGGTGGACTTCGGCATCGCCAAGGCGGCGGACCAGGCCACCGTGACGCGCTCCGGGGTGCTCAAGGGCAAGTATTCGTACATGTCGCCGGAGCAGGCCTCCGGGCAGCGGGTGGACTGCCGTTCGGACGTGTTCGCGCTGGGCGTGGTGCTGCATGAGCTGCTGACGGGGGGGCGCCTGTTCAAGCGCCCCAGCGACATGCTGACGCTGTCGGCGGTGGCGGAGTGCAACGTGCCGCCGCCGTCGCTGGTGGCGCCCCGGGTTCCGGCGGATCTGGACCCCATCGTGCTCAAGGCGCTCGCGAAGGATCCGGACGCGCGCTACCAGCACGCGCACGACCTGCAGCACGCGCTGGAGGGGTGGCTGGCGGCGCAGTCGCAGCCGTCGGGCACGGCGGACCTGGCCGTGTACATGAAGGAGCTGTACGCGGACCGGCTGTCCGACGAGGCCCGCTCGGGCGAGGTGCAGGTGACGGACGAGGAGGCCGGCGTGTCACCGCGCTCGGAGCCGCCTCCCACGCCGCGCCGCTCGGTGATGCGGCCCGCCCTGGCGACGGGACGGACGGAGCACGAGCCCACCACCACCCTGCGCCCGCCCCGGGCGAACCGGCCGAGCGGGAAGGTCGAACCGCGCCGCGACGAGCCGGAGGCCGAGGCCCGGGCAGGGGAGGGACGTGCCGAGACCCGCGGGGTCGAGGCGCGTCCGGAGGCGCGGGGCGCGGAGTCTCGGGCTGATGCGCGGAGCTCGGAGCTTCGAGGCGAGGCTCGTGGCGGGGAGCTTCGCTCCGAAAGCCGCGGTGCCGAGGGTCGCAACGCCGACCTTCGGGGTGAAGGTCGCAACGCCGAGGGGCGCAACGCGGAGCCTCGCGGTGCCGAACCTCGTCACGCGGAGGTCCGCGCCGACATCCGTGGCTCCGAGAGCCGCCTTCCGGAGGTCCGGGGGGCCGACGCCCGGCCGGAGACCCGACAGACGACGGGGACGCGGCGGGCGCTGGAGTCTCCGCCCTCTCGCTCCGTGCGGCCGGTGCGCCTGGAGGAGCCGTCCATCCCGACGGTGACCGTGGATGAAGGCCCCACGCTCGCCATGGTGGATCCGCTGGGCCGCCTGGCCCCTGCCGGCTTCCAGGTGGAAGAGGACGCGCCCACGCTCGCCATGATGGATCCGCTGGGCCGCCTGAATCCCCGGTTCCAGCAGGAGGACGAGGAGGCTCCCACCCTGGATCAGCGCCTGCTGGCGGCCCGGCTCCAGGAAGACGAGGACGACGCGACCCAGGACATGCGGTCCATCACCCACGCCGAGGACGACGAGGGGCCCACGCAGGACATGCGCGCCGTGCCCCGCTCGGAGGTTCCCATCTCCCTGCGCTCCGGTGCGATGCCGTCGGCGGAGCACCGTCAGGCCCGGTTCCCGGTGCCCGCGCCCCACGCGACGCTCGAGGAGATGACCGCGTCCACGGCGCCGCGCTCCGCCTCCCGCGCGCCCATGCCCAACGCCTGGGTTCCGCCGGCCCGCACGGCCACGGTCGCCGACCATGCGCTCGTGGCGCCGTCCAAGCACCGCTGGTTCGTGTGGGGTGGGGCGGCCCTGGTGGTCGTGGTGATCCTGCTGGGGCTCTTCTGGGGTTCGGGGATGGCCACGGGCGGCGTGCGGGTGGAGTCCGAACCTACGGGCGCGCGCGTGGTGTTCGAGGACCGCGTGCTGCCGGAGCGCACGCCCCTGGTGCTGCCCTCGGTGAAGCCCGGCCGCTACCGCCTCGTGGTGGTGAAGGAAGGCTACCGGGAGTTCCGCACGCAGATCGTGGTGCCGGACTCAGGGCCGCTCGTGGTGGGGCCGCTGAAGCTCGTGCCCATGACGTCCTCCGGGCGGCCCGGCGCGGAGACGCCGCCTCCGGAGCCTCCCCCGACGACGCCGCCCGCGCCCGAGGTCGGCCCCTCCGGCGCGGCCGGTTCCCAGGCTCCTGCCCCCACGGCGCTGGAGGTGAAGGAAGCCCGGGCCGCGGCCCCCGCGGTCCGCCCGTCCCCGGTCGTGCCCGTCCCGGCCGCGGAGGGGCGCGAGCCTGCCCGGCCCGTGGAGCGTGCCGCGTCGGTGAGCTTCGTGGTGACGCCCTGGGCGGAGGTGACGTGCAACGGGCGCAAGCTGGGCGAGACGCCGTTCCAGCCCGTGGAGCTGCGGGTGGGCATGTATGACTGCAAGTTCTCCAACCCCGAGCTGAAGCGCACGCTCAACCGCCGCATCGAGGTGCGCCCCATCGACCTCAACGTGGTGACGGTCAAGTTCGAGTAG
- a CDS encoding MerR family transcriptional regulator, translating into MESMDLLAPEELERIERENAGGLPANAILEIFRPRGVRLSEATFRKYVQAGLLPRSRRVGRKGKHQGSLGLYPVEAVRRINVIKKMMAEGHTLEDIRRSFVFHRNHIDQLQRDLSEVLDGFQEELGGRPLGGERRRSLEAQLATLRQRAQDLVRDVARLGSAVTAREDETLRPQ; encoded by the coding sequence ATGGAATCGATGGACCTGCTGGCGCCCGAAGAGCTCGAACGCATCGAGCGCGAAAACGCCGGGGGGCTGCCCGCGAACGCGATTCTTGAAATCTTCCGGCCCCGGGGCGTGAGGCTCTCGGAGGCGACGTTCCGGAAGTACGTCCAGGCGGGGCTCCTGCCGCGCAGCCGTCGCGTGGGCCGCAAGGGCAAGCACCAGGGCAGCCTGGGCCTCTACCCGGTGGAAGCGGTGCGGCGCATCAATGTCATCAAGAAGATGATGGCCGAGGGACACACCCTGGAGGACATCCGCCGCTCCTTCGTGTTCCACCGCAACCACATCGACCAGCTCCAGCGGGACCTGTCGGAGGTGCTGGACGGGTTCCAGGAGGAGCTGGGAGGACGGCCCCTGGGAGGAGAACGCAGGAGGTCACTCGAAGCCCAGTTGGCAACGCTGAGGCAACGGGCGCAGGATCTGGTCCGCGATGTCGCCCGGTTGGGCAGCGCCGTCACGGCGCGCGAAGACGAAACGCTCCGGCCGCAATAG
- a CDS encoding serine/threonine protein kinase — translation MTLEAGTHVGKYVVRRKLAEGGMAEIFLCTARGPEGFEKEVVIKRVRSFLASDPDFVQMFIAEARLASRLNHANVVQIFDFDKHEDTYYLAMEYVRGCSLWELRKRSKEAMTPITPTLVAHIGVEVARGLHYAHRLRVNGELLHLVHRDVTPHNVLVSYDGAVKLTDFGIAKAGNTLTNPGVLKGKFAYMSPEQARGESVDARTDVFALGVVLWELLTGGRLFQGDSEIAVLRAVQESTIVPPARLNPDVPPELDAAICRALERDLSKRFQTAGELERALAQCVLNQARSVDDTDVGEFLRGLFPVAASNLALPAMPERTALVDGALPPPGEDAAPPPREPTAVMPSRGHASGAMRSPSPDEDLHGTTLVLGRDERAEAVNGRPPAPTPLMPLPSLERGAREPQGAPAGRRPASREVAAYSQEASEGGRRAMTPGAGGRSGAAGDASQASTSEEASWGTGADADASQGSARRSSAPGDESRGARRSGASNDEARFATRSDAGLREDDTVSATEPGPPSAPGRKRALWAGAAVLGLAGVLGVMALARSLPGAAVSGQGSSASQPAANVPVEPSRPASPDAVEAEIEGQRREAALATPPPPRKSAPASVTAAPANPPAPVAPAEDAAKALGTLQVSANPYATVYLGTKRLGDVQGRASYKVAPGTYKLTFEHPTSARSYTVVVPANGTVTQEFRASKGR, via the coding sequence ATGACGCTCGAGGCAGGAACCCACGTCGGCAAGTACGTCGTGCGCCGCAAGCTCGCCGAAGGGGGCATGGCGGAGATCTTCCTGTGCACCGCGCGCGGACCGGAGGGCTTCGAGAAGGAAGTCGTCATCAAGCGCGTGCGCTCGTTCCTCGCGAGCGACCCGGACTTCGTCCAGATGTTCATCGCCGAGGCGCGGCTGGCCTCGCGGCTCAACCACGCCAACGTGGTGCAGATCTTCGACTTCGACAAGCACGAGGACACCTACTACCTGGCGATGGAGTATGTGCGCGGCTGCTCGCTGTGGGAGCTGCGCAAGCGGAGCAAGGAGGCGATGACGCCGATAACGCCCACGCTGGTGGCGCACATCGGCGTGGAGGTCGCGCGCGGGCTGCACTACGCCCACCGCCTGCGGGTGAACGGCGAATTGCTGCACCTGGTGCACCGCGACGTCACGCCCCACAACGTGCTCGTGTCCTACGACGGCGCGGTGAAGCTCACCGACTTCGGCATCGCGAAGGCGGGCAACACGCTGACCAACCCCGGGGTGCTCAAGGGCAAGTTCGCGTACATGTCGCCCGAGCAGGCCCGGGGCGAGAGCGTCGACGCGCGCACCGACGTGTTCGCGCTGGGCGTGGTGCTGTGGGAGCTGCTCACCGGCGGGCGCCTGTTCCAGGGCGACTCTGAAATCGCCGTCCTGCGCGCGGTGCAGGAGAGCACCATCGTGCCGCCCGCGCGGCTCAACCCGGACGTGCCCCCGGAGCTGGACGCCGCCATCTGCCGGGCGCTGGAGCGCGACCTGTCGAAGCGCTTCCAGACGGCCGGTGAGCTGGAGCGCGCGCTGGCGCAGTGCGTGCTGAACCAGGCCCGCTCCGTGGACGACACCGACGTGGGCGAATTCCTGCGCGGGCTGTTCCCGGTCGCCGCCAGCAACCTGGCGCTGCCCGCCATGCCGGAGCGCACGGCCCTGGTGGACGGGGCGCTCCCGCCGCCCGGTGAGGACGCGGCGCCGCCGCCCCGTGAGCCCACCGCCGTGATGCCCTCGCGCGGCCATGCCTCGGGGGCGATGCGGAGCCCTTCTCCGGACGAAGACCTGCACGGCACGACGCTGGTGCTGGGCCGCGACGAGCGCGCCGAGGCCGTGAACGGACGCCCTCCGGCCCCCACGCCGTTGATGCCCCTGCCATCCCTGGAGCGCGGGGCGCGGGAGCCGCAGGGGGCACCGGCTGGCAGGCGCCCCGCGTCGCGCGAAGTCGCCGCCTACTCCCAGGAGGCCTCGGAGGGTGGACGCCGGGCCATGACGCCTGGGGCAGGGGGGCGCTCCGGGGCAGCCGGTGATGCGTCGCAAGCCTCGACGTCCGAGGAGGCCTCTTGGGGAACGGGCGCCGACGCGGACGCAAGCCAGGGCTCCGCGCGGCGGTCCAGCGCCCCGGGCGATGAATCGCGTGGCGCCCGGCGGTCGGGCGCCTCCAATGATGAAGCCCGTTTCGCCACCCGGTCCGACGCCGGGCTTCGCGAAGACGACACCGTGTCCGCCACGGAGCCGGGACCGCCCTCCGCGCCGGGCCGCAAGCGGGCCCTCTGGGCAGGAGCCGCGGTGCTGGGACTCGCGGGCGTCCTGGGCGTCATGGCCCTGGCGCGCTCCCTTCCAGGGGCCGCCGTCTCGGGGCAGGGGAGCAGTGCATCCCAACCGGCCGCGAACGTCCCTGTCGAACCGTCCCGGCCCGCGTCACCAGACGCCGTCGAGGCGGAAATCGAGGGGCAGCGGCGTGAGGCCGCCCTGGCCACGCCTCCGCCTCCGCGGAAGAGCGCCCCCGCGTCGGTGACGGCGGCGCCCGCCAACCCCCCCGCTCCGGTGGCGCCCGCCGAGGACGCGGCGAAGGCCCTGGGCACGCTCCAGGTCAGCGCCAATCCGTATGCGACCGTCTACCTGGGCACGAAGCGGCTCGGGGACGTGCAGGGCCGCGCCTCCTACAAGGTGGCGCCCGGCACCTACAAGCTGACCTTCGAGCACCCGACCAGCGCCAGGTCGTACACCGTCGTCGTCCCCGCCAACGGCACCGTGACCCAGGAGTTCCGCGCCTCGAAGGGCCGCTGA
- a CDS encoding choice-of-anchor D domain-containing protein, which translates to MTGRWSLLGLLSVLLVSGCADRERSSLADGRLTATPGGVDFARVAIFDARESQVTLRNVGRARITVDEAWVEGPEGAYKAEFTHEGPHSLVPGAECTLKVRFAPMAEGGLPAVLVVRSDTRIEPLMRLPLNGAGVDAWARVSPRKLDFGRIEADATKQLGVTLDNPTELPVMVTPKLVGADKDEFVAEAITVNPGERRELPITFKPVRVGKKQIALAVSPCHGCADVTVQVTAEALERAVVAEPEVVDFGAVPVDRDALKASSLRNISTEPVTVNSLMLDGTDASFSHSNTGLPLVLQPGEVRGFEIRYSPGHMGPATDRAVYSVVSKRHPTLAVPLRGFGGASELCVSPLTHDFGEQPLGSKVRIVVNVKNCGTNNAGPLTINTLTWTPDPSGPLQFNHKPLATPYTLPPNGEVNLEVYYEPSREGSAAGSLVMTTNAFSAATVQLDFFGRARAHAPCDLVVTPQVLDYGTVPPGRGAVLGVKLENKGADLCPVKNIRVVNDGGGVFRMPGGDLFGGIIYPGDWFSFQVAFQAPFTGGDFAGELQVEQYNPTTPVLQVPLMAHSQTTCLVASPWYVDFGLARKDCRPAPREVNYLNACTTPVTISNVFIGPGTTDSEFTLLDNPAPPAFQLQPGESFTVGVDYFAQVTGMNLSPLFVDSSDLTVPLLVPLIGESSKKVEKTDNFVQQDVSKVDVLFVVDNTASMVEEHPKLVSAIPSFVDAARNKAVDLNMAVTTTGISAVSGACPGGALGGEAGRFFPADNTRQRILTLATPDVTQVLQQNMQVGQCAQVEQGFEAMRRALTPPLVNNADDPRTALPNDGNLGFLRDSAALVVVFVGDEDDHSPDAVSTYVQWAQQRKGENQPQRATFFAIAPTKTACATAGGAGTRYADAAAQTGGEVLNVCAADYAPLLRQVASKAFSAQDRFPLSEEPDTGTVVVSVNGAPTPSGWSYDAASNSVVFSVVPPPGAKVSITYRRACAND; encoded by the coding sequence ATGACGGGGCGCTGGAGTCTGCTGGGCCTGTTGTCGGTCTTGCTGGTGTCGGGTTGCGCGGATCGGGAGCGCTCGTCGCTCGCGGACGGACGGCTGACCGCGACGCCCGGCGGCGTGGACTTCGCGCGGGTCGCCATCTTCGATGCGCGCGAATCCCAGGTGACGCTGCGCAACGTGGGACGCGCGCGCATCACGGTGGACGAGGCCTGGGTGGAGGGGCCGGAGGGCGCCTACAAGGCGGAGTTCACGCACGAGGGCCCCCACAGCCTGGTGCCCGGCGCCGAGTGCACGCTGAAGGTGCGCTTCGCGCCGATGGCGGAGGGCGGCCTGCCGGCGGTGCTGGTGGTGCGCTCCGACACGCGCATCGAACCGCTGATGCGCCTGCCGCTCAACGGCGCGGGCGTGGACGCGTGGGCGCGGGTGTCGCCGCGCAAGCTGGACTTCGGCCGCATCGAGGCGGACGCCACCAAGCAGCTGGGCGTCACGCTGGACAACCCCACCGAGCTGCCGGTGATGGTCACGCCCAAGCTGGTGGGCGCGGACAAGGACGAATTCGTCGCGGAGGCCATCACGGTGAACCCGGGTGAGCGCCGCGAGCTGCCCATCACGTTCAAGCCGGTGCGCGTGGGCAAGAAGCAGATCGCCCTCGCGGTGTCGCCCTGCCACGGGTGCGCGGACGTGACGGTGCAGGTGACGGCGGAGGCGCTGGAGCGCGCGGTGGTGGCGGAGCCGGAGGTGGTGGACTTCGGCGCGGTGCCGGTGGACCGCGACGCCCTCAAGGCCTCCAGCCTGCGCAACATCAGCACGGAGCCCGTCACGGTGAACTCGCTGATGCTGGACGGCACGGACGCGTCCTTCAGCCACTCCAACACGGGCCTGCCGCTGGTGCTCCAGCCGGGCGAGGTGCGCGGCTTCGAGATTCGCTACAGCCCCGGCCACATGGGCCCGGCCACGGACCGCGCCGTGTACTCCGTGGTGAGCAAGCGCCACCCCACGCTGGCCGTGCCGCTGCGCGGCTTCGGTGGCGCCTCCGAGCTGTGCGTGTCGCCGCTGACGCACGACTTCGGCGAACAGCCGCTGGGCTCCAAGGTGCGCATCGTCGTCAACGTGAAGAACTGCGGCACGAACAACGCGGGGCCGCTGACCATCAACACGCTGACGTGGACGCCGGACCCGTCCGGGCCGCTCCAGTTCAACCACAAGCCGCTGGCGACGCCGTACACGCTGCCGCCCAACGGCGAGGTCAACCTGGAGGTCTACTACGAGCCTTCGCGTGAGGGCTCCGCGGCGGGCTCGCTGGTGATGACGACCAACGCCTTCTCCGCGGCCACGGTGCAGCTGGACTTCTTCGGCCGCGCCCGGGCGCATGCGCCGTGCGACCTGGTGGTGACGCCGCAGGTGCTGGACTACGGCACGGTGCCGCCGGGGCGGGGCGCGGTGCTGGGCGTGAAGCTGGAGAACAAGGGCGCGGACCTGTGCCCGGTGAAGAACATCCGCGTGGTCAACGACGGCGGCGGCGTGTTCCGCATGCCCGGCGGGGACCTCTTCGGCGGCATCATCTACCCGGGGGACTGGTTCAGCTTCCAGGTGGCCTTCCAGGCGCCCTTCACCGGCGGTGACTTCGCGGGCGAGCTGCAGGTGGAGCAGTACAACCCGACGACGCCGGTGCTGCAGGTGCCGCTGATGGCGCACTCGCAGACGACGTGTCTGGTCGCCTCGCCCTGGTACGTGGACTTCGGCCTGGCGCGCAAGGACTGCCGGCCGGCGCCGCGCGAGGTGAACTACCTCAACGCGTGCACGACGCCCGTCACCATCTCCAACGTCTTCATCGGGCCGGGCACCACGGATTCGGAGTTCACGCTGCTGGACAACCCGGCGCCTCCCGCCTTCCAGCTCCAGCCGGGCGAGTCCTTCACGGTGGGCGTGGACTACTTCGCGCAGGTGACGGGCATGAACCTGTCGCCCCTGTTCGTGGACTCCAGCGACCTGACGGTGCCGCTGCTGGTGCCGCTCATCGGTGAGTCGTCGAAGAAGGTGGAGAAGACGGACAACTTCGTGCAGCAGGACGTGAGCAAGGTGGACGTGCTGTTCGTCGTGGACAACACGGCGTCCATGGTGGAGGAGCACCCGAAGCTGGTCTCCGCCATCCCGTCCTTCGTGGACGCCGCGCGCAACAAGGCGGTGGACCTGAACATGGCGGTGACGACGACGGGCATCTCCGCGGTGTCCGGCGCGTGCCCGGGCGGCGCGCTGGGCGGCGAGGCCGGGCGCTTCTTCCCGGCGGACAACACCCGCCAGCGCATCCTCACGCTGGCGACGCCCGACGTGACCCAGGTGCTCCAGCAGAACATGCAGGTGGGCCAGTGCGCGCAGGTGGAGCAGGGCTTCGAGGCGATGCGCCGCGCGCTCACCCCGCCCCTGGTGAACAACGCGGATGATCCGCGCACCGCGCTGCCCAACGACGGCAACCTGGGCTTCCTGCGCGACTCCGCGGCCCTGGTGGTGGTGTTCGTGGGCGACGAGGACGACCACTCGCCGGACGCGGTCTCCACGTACGTGCAGTGGGCGCAGCAGCGCAAGGGGGAGAACCAGCCGCAGCGGGCGACCTTCTTCGCCATCGCGCCCACGAAGACGGCCTGTGCCACGGCGGGCGGCGCCGGCACGCGCTACGCGGACGCCGCCGCGCAGACGGGCGGTGAGGTCCTCAACGTGTGCGCCGCGGACTACGCGCCGCTGCTGCGGCAGGTGGCCAGCAAGGCGTTCAGCGCGCAGGACCGCTTCCCGCTGAGCGAGGAGCCGGACACGGGCACGGTGGTGGTGAGCGTCAACGGCGCCCCCACCCCGTCGGGCTGGAGCTACGACGCCGCGAGCAACAGCGTGGTGTTCTCCGTGGTGCCCCCGCCGGGCGCGAAGGTGAGCATCACCTACCGCCGCGCCTGCGCCAACGACTGA